Proteins encoded within one genomic window of Acinetobacter sp. YWS30-1:
- a CDS encoding damage-inducible protein J: MNNLVKKSIKFLVEQDVVESAECVIAEAGLTPAELITIVYGEIVRTGQIPIIPQVGTKDFNIARLTAASYSIPTVKVSIPEQKDAFLNDDGGY, encoded by the coding sequence ATGAACAATTTAGTTAAAAAAAGTATTAAATTCTTAGTGGAACAAGACGTTGTTGAATCAGCAGAATGTGTAATAGCAGAAGCGGGTTTAACTCCAGCAGAATTGATCACGATAGTTTATGGTGAAATTGTTCGAACAGGTCAAATACCTATTATCCCTCAAGTAGGAACTAAGGATTTCAATATAGCTCGATTAACAGCAGCGAGTTACTCTATTCCAACTGTCAAAGTTTCCATTCCAGAACAGAAGGATGCATTTTTAAATGATGATGGTGGCTATTAA
- a CDS encoding alpha/beta fold hydrolase, with the protein MILNYQTQTYETSTLAPIVFIHGLFGSLSNLGMLARHFSEQTTTIQIDVRNHGLSGHSDEVNYQIMAEDILETLASLNIKKFIAVGHSMGGKIVMKLADLAPDQIEKLVVLDITPIQYQENHHSEIFKALFAVQQAQVASRNEAAKIMREYIQEEMVIQFLLKSFNKGQWLFNVQALFDYYEDITAWEKIEKNELPALFLRGGDSSYISKPEHFEAINQQFIHAQIEVIENAGHWLHGEKTAEVLQHMQNFIDEK; encoded by the coding sequence ATGATCCTGAATTATCAAACACAAACCTATGAAACATCAACTTTAGCACCAATAGTATTTATTCATGGTTTATTTGGTAGTTTAAGTAATTTAGGTATGCTAGCTAGGCATTTTTCAGAGCAGACAACTACGATTCAAATTGATGTCAGAAATCATGGTTTATCTGGCCATTCTGATGAAGTAAATTATCAAATCATGGCCGAAGATATTTTAGAAACTTTAGCCAGTTTAAATATTAAAAAATTTATTGCAGTCGGGCATTCGATGGGCGGAAAAATTGTCATGAAGCTGGCAGACCTAGCGCCTGATCAGATTGAAAAACTGGTTGTACTAGATATCACACCAATTCAATATCAAGAAAATCATCATTCTGAAATATTTAAAGCCTTGTTTGCAGTCCAGCAGGCGCAAGTTGCTTCACGGAATGAAGCAGCAAAAATTATGCGTGAATATATTCAAGAGGAAATGGTCATCCAGTTTCTTTTAAAATCATTCAATAAAGGGCAGTGGTTGTTTAATGTGCAAGCACTGTTTGATTATTATGAAGATATTACTGCTTGGGAGAAAATAGAAAAAAATGAACTTCCAGCATTATTCTTAAGAGGTGGAGATTCATCGTATATCTCTAAACCTGAACATTTTGAAGCCATCAATCAGCAGTTTATTCATGCACAGATTGAAGTGATTGAAAATGCAGGGCACTGGCTACATGGTGAAAAGACGGCGGAAGTTTTGCAGCATATGCAAAATTTTATTGATGAAAAATAA
- a CDS encoding carbohydrate porin, whose product MSISPLSKAVYTSLVGLLLANTTTQAADAFSAESPWMLGDWNGQRIQLQEQGYDFSFGYTGEMATLLDAKRSNSHGTEYTGQLNLGTHLDLEKIAGWQDTEAQITVTHRDGRNLSNTSDALTGHLSSVQEVWGRGQTWRLTDFWIKKQFLDQKLDVKVGRFGEGEDFNSFDCDFQNLALCGSQVGNWVGDQWYNWPVSQWATRVKYSLTPEVYTQVGVYEYNPENAENRGKGFNLSTDGSKGAIIPAEVVWTPKLGEQKLPGEYRAGYYYSTADAKIFDGVTLQDEQTQNGHHHGGWIVAKQQLTSHQGDTSRGLSGFVNVTVHDSKTNQVSDMQNIGLVYKGAMDARPQDEIALGVARINMNNDVLGNRSEEVDAEIYYGIHATNWLTIRPNLQYVHHVGAYKDGENVWVGGIKFNTSF is encoded by the coding sequence ATGTCTATTTCTCCCTTATCTAAGGCTGTCTATACATCCTTAGTTGGATTGCTATTGGCAAATACAACTACTCAGGCCGCTGATGCATTTAGTGCAGAAAGTCCGTGGATGTTGGGTGACTGGAATGGTCAACGTATTCAGCTTCAAGAGCAGGGCTATGATTTTAGCTTTGGATATACAGGTGAAATGGCAACTTTACTTGACGCGAAACGCTCAAATAGCCATGGCACAGAATATACAGGTCAGTTAAACCTGGGTACTCATCTGGATCTGGAAAAAATTGCTGGCTGGCAAGACACTGAAGCACAAATTACAGTAACTCATCGCGATGGTCGCAACCTTTCGAATACTTCTGATGCGCTTACAGGACATTTAAGTTCAGTTCAGGAAGTATGGGGGCGCGGTCAAACTTGGCGTCTAACAGATTTCTGGATCAAGAAACAATTCTTGGATCAAAAACTGGATGTAAAAGTCGGACGTTTTGGTGAAGGTGAAGACTTTAACAGTTTTGATTGTGACTTCCAGAATCTGGCATTGTGCGGTTCACAAGTGGGTAACTGGGTAGGGGATCAATGGTATAACTGGCCAGTTTCTCAATGGGCTACGCGGGTTAAATATAGCCTTACCCCGGAAGTTTATACTCAGGTAGGGGTTTATGAATACAATCCTGAAAATGCTGAGAATCGTGGCAAAGGCTTTAACCTGAGCACAGACGGATCTAAAGGCGCGATCATTCCTGCAGAAGTGGTGTGGACACCGAAACTGGGTGAGCAAAAACTGCCAGGTGAATATCGTGCCGGGTATTACTACAGTACCGCTGATGCCAAAATATTTGATGGCGTGACTCTACAAGATGAACAAACCCAAAATGGTCATCATCACGGGGGGTGGATTGTAGCTAAGCAACAGCTGACTTCACATCAAGGGGATACATCACGTGGTTTAAGCGGTTTCGTGAACGTCACTGTTCATGACTCTAAAACCAACCAAGTTAGTGATATGCAAAATATCGGTCTTGTCTACAAAGGTGCGATGGATGCCCGTCCACAGGATGAAATTGCTTTGGGTGTTGCCCGGATTAATATGAACAATGATGTATTGGGTAACCGTAGTGAAGAAGTCGATGCGGAAATCTATTACGGCATTCATGCAACTAACTGGCTAACCATCCGTCCAAACCTGCAATATGTCCATCATGTCGGCGCATATAAAGACGGTGAAAATGTCTGGGTAGGCGGAATCAAGTTTAATACGTCGTTCTAA
- a CDS encoding glucose/quinate/shikimate family membrane-bound PQQ-dependent dehydrogenase: MNTSSSGSVLKTILAAIAAIFGLVLLFGGIYLATLGGSWYYIIAGLFFLATAVLLQKRKSTALIVYAVLVLGTVVWGLWEVGSDFFALAPRLDILGLFGLALLIPAVTRGFGDSKAAKMALTGSLAITIAVMIYSVFNDPQEIRGELKSQQPAVHQSIPGIADEDWPAYGRTQSGLRYSPLKQINSENVKDLELAWEFRTGDTKTDKDSGETTNQVTPIKVGNNLFMCSTHQYLIALDPATGKEKWRFDPKLKADNTFQHLTCRGVSYYDANNTAGFESSLAARSTTSAECPQKVILPVNDGRLVAVNATTGKVCSDFGNNGEVDLQKDMPFPYPGGYNPTSPPVITGTTIIIAGSTTDNYSTEEPSGVIRGYDVNTGELLWVFDTGAEDPNAIPAPGQKFVNNSPNAWAPLAYDAQLDIVYVPTGVGTPDIYGGHRTELDERYANSMLALNASTGKLIWNFQTTHHDLWDMDVPAQPTLTDIKDKNGKMVPAIYVLTKTGNAFVLDRRTGEAIVPITEKPVPQSVKRGPQTKGEWYSKTQPFSDFNLAPQDKLTDKDMWGATMFDQLMCRVSFKKLNYDGIYTPPSENGTLVFPGNLGVFEWGGMSVNPDRQIALTNPIGLPFVSRLIPQDPNRKQTAKGAGTEAGVQPMYGVPYGVEISAFLSPFGLPCKQPAWGYVAGVDLTNHEIAWKRRIGTIRDSMPGIPLPPFKMGVPMLGGPISTAGNVMFVGATQDNYIRAINVTNGDELWKGRLPAGGQATPMTYEANGKQYVVIMAGGHGSFGTKMGDSLVAYALPDNK, translated from the coding sequence ATGAATACTTCGTCTTCAGGTTCAGTACTGAAAACGATTCTGGCAGCTATTGCTGCCATTTTCGGTTTGGTTCTGCTATTTGGAGGAATATATCTGGCAACACTTGGTGGGTCTTGGTACTACATCATTGCCGGTCTGTTCTTCCTGGCGACAGCCGTGTTATTACAAAAACGTAAAAGCACAGCCCTTATTGTTTATGCAGTATTGGTCCTTGGTACAGTGGTATGGGGTCTTTGGGAAGTGGGTTCAGACTTCTTTGCACTGGCACCACGTCTAGATATTTTAGGCCTGTTTGGTCTGGCCCTGCTGATTCCTGCAGTAACTCGCGGTTTTGGCGACAGCAAAGCGGCAAAAATGGCGCTGACTGGCTCCTTGGCAATTACGATTGCTGTCATGATTTACTCTGTATTTAATGACCCGCAAGAAATCCGTGGCGAATTAAAATCACAGCAACCTGCAGTGCATCAGTCTATTCCAGGTATTGCTGACGAAGACTGGCCAGCCTATGGTCGTACTCAATCCGGCCTACGTTATTCTCCATTGAAACAGATCAATTCTGAAAACGTAAAAGATCTTGAACTGGCTTGGGAATTCCGTACTGGCGATACTAAAACAGATAAAGACTCTGGTGAAACCACCAATCAGGTGACTCCAATTAAAGTGGGGAACAACCTGTTCATGTGTTCAACTCACCAATATCTGATTGCACTTGATCCTGCGACTGGTAAGGAAAAATGGCGCTTCGATCCTAAACTGAAAGCGGACAATACCTTCCAGCATTTAACTTGTCGTGGCGTATCTTATTATGATGCGAATAATACTGCAGGTTTTGAAAGCAGCCTGGCTGCACGTTCAACAACTTCTGCTGAATGTCCTCAGAAAGTGATCTTACCAGTCAATGATGGACGTCTGGTCGCAGTGAATGCGACTACTGGTAAAGTATGTTCTGACTTTGGTAACAATGGTGAAGTTGATCTGCAAAAAGACATGCCATTTCCATATCCAGGCGGTTATAACCCGACTTCACCTCCAGTGATCACAGGTACAACCATCATTATCGCGGGTTCAACGACGGATAACTACTCAACTGAAGAACCTTCAGGTGTAATCCGTGGTTATGACGTAAATACCGGTGAATTATTATGGGTATTTGATACTGGCGCAGAAGATCCAAACGCGATTCCAGCTCCTGGTCAAAAATTCGTAAATAACTCACCAAACGCATGGGCACCATTGGCTTATGATGCACAGTTGGATATCGTCTATGTACCAACAGGTGTAGGCACACCGGATATCTACGGTGGTCACCGTACTGAGCTAGACGAGCGTTATGCAAACTCTATGCTGGCACTGAATGCGTCTACCGGTAAGTTGATTTGGAACTTCCAGACTACTCACCACGACTTGTGGGATATGGATGTACCCGCTCAACCGACATTGACTGATATCAAAGACAAAAACGGGAAAATGGTTCCAGCGATCTATGTGCTGACCAAAACCGGTAATGCCTTTGTGTTAGACCGTCGTACAGGTGAAGCGATCGTTCCGATTACTGAAAAACCAGTACCTCAGTCAGTAAAACGCGGTCCGCAAACTAAAGGCGAGTGGTATTCAAAAACTCAACCGTTCTCTGACTTTAATCTGGCTCCTCAAGATAAATTGACGGATAAGGACATGTGGGGTGCCACTATGTTTGACCAGTTGATGTGTCGTGTATCGTTCAAGAAATTAAACTATGACGGTATTTATACACCTCCATCTGAAAATGGTACGTTGGTGTTCCCAGGTAACCTCGGTGTATTCGAATGGGGCGGTATGTCAGTCAACCCAGATCGTCAAATTGCATTGACCAATCCAATTGGTTTGCCATTTGTATCTCGTCTGATTCCGCAAGATCCGAACCGTAAGCAGACTGCCAAAGGTGCAGGTACTGAAGCGGGGGTACAGCCAATGTATGGCGTGCCTTATGGTGTTGAAATCAGTGCCTTCCTGTCTCCATTCGGCTTACCATGTAAGCAACCTGCATGGGGTTATGTGGCTGGTGTTGATCTGACCAATCATGAAATCGCTTGGAAACGTCGTATCGGTACGATTCGTGACAGTATGCCGGGCATTCCATTGCCTCCATTTAAAATGGGTGTACCAATGTTAGGTGGTCCAATCTCGACTGCAGGTAATGTGATGTTTGTCGGTGCAACTCAAGACAATTACATCCGTGCGATCAACGTGACTAATGGTGATGAGCTGTGGAAAGGTCGTCTACCTGCAGGTGGTCAAGCGACGCCAATGACTTATGAAGCCAATGGTAAGCAGTATGTTGTGATTATGGCGGGTGGTCACGGTTCCTTCGGTACCAAAATGGGTGATTCTTTGGTTGCCTATGCACTACCTGACAATAAATAA
- a CDS encoding TonB-dependent receptor, protein MHLHTTRLPMKSTLSCLIACISQGIYAEEPVTEVQRLAPIVVEATRTDRSILETPASAYYLNQEQQNSLNVNLSETLKGVPGLQLNNRENYAQDLQISMRGFGARSTFGVRGVRLYVDGIPATMPDGQGQTSNIDLNSLDHIEVLSGPFSSLYGNSSGGTILTQSREGQGPDSITLGYSGGSQNKGQTNLVLQGGSENASEPSYIISSSYFDTDGFRDHSGAHKVLNNAKLTWDLDDGSKINWVNNYVKIAADDPGGLEKKDWKANPKQVVDNVRDYNARKEIEQFQTGLTWNKPIGDQQELYGMAYWGQREVTQYQSIKNVAQNKPQQAGGVIDFDRQFYGADLRWTGKDIFPNTKLIAGVAIDGMTEDRKGYKNFVGSTLGVKGELRRDEDNTLWSADPYLQASYNFVPDLTLDTGLRYSNVHFKTEDHYIVGENKDNSGKTTYEKLLPSVALSWKILPELITYASYAQGFETPTFTEMAYPADGSTRKFDLKASESETYEIGTKSDTSFGQFTAAAFYTTTENDIVSAGSDNGRSTFRNADKTLRKGLELSWSKDLWRNLAAQASYSYIDAKFDANIPAEGAVAAVPKDNYIPGIAKNQAFLSLGWKPENGLSAGIDVRYSDKIYVNDVNSDFAPSYTVTAANIGYSWTVNDWAFNTFTRIDNLFDKNYSGSVVVNDMTKPIGRYFEPAEGRNWSAGLSVTKEF, encoded by the coding sequence ATGCACCTTCATACCACGCGGTTGCCGATGAAATCGACTTTATCCTGTCTGATTGCTTGTATCAGTCAAGGAATTTATGCGGAAGAACCGGTTACAGAGGTACAGCGACTGGCTCCCATTGTGGTTGAAGCAACCCGTACAGATCGTTCCATTCTGGAAACCCCGGCATCTGCCTATTATCTGAATCAGGAACAACAAAATAGCTTAAATGTAAACCTGTCTGAAACCTTAAAAGGTGTACCAGGTTTGCAACTCAATAACCGCGAAAATTACGCTCAGGATCTACAGATTTCAATGCGGGGCTTCGGTGCACGTTCGACTTTTGGTGTGCGAGGAGTACGTTTATATGTAGATGGTATTCCAGCCACCATGCCAGATGGGCAGGGGCAAACCTCGAATATTGACCTGAATAGTCTGGATCATATTGAAGTGCTGAGTGGTCCATTTTCCTCGTTATATGGTAATTCTTCTGGCGGAACCATCCTGACACAAAGCCGTGAAGGGCAGGGACCGGATTCAATCACTTTGGGATATTCGGGTGGCAGTCAGAATAAAGGCCAAACTAACCTGGTACTACAAGGTGGTTCAGAAAATGCTTCTGAACCAAGCTATATCATCAGTTCATCTTATTTTGATACGGATGGTTTCCGTGATCATAGTGGTGCACATAAAGTACTGAACAATGCCAAGCTGACTTGGGATCTGGACGATGGCTCTAAAATTAACTGGGTCAATAACTATGTCAAAATTGCAGCAGATGATCCAGGTGGTTTAGAAAAAAAGGATTGGAAAGCTAATCCGAAACAAGTTGTTGATAATGTACGTGATTACAATGCTCGAAAAGAAATTGAGCAGTTTCAGACCGGTCTGACTTGGAACAAACCAATTGGTGATCAGCAAGAACTATATGGTATGGCATATTGGGGGCAGCGTGAAGTTACTCAATATCAATCAATTAAAAATGTTGCTCAAAATAAACCTCAACAAGCTGGTGGTGTCATTGATTTTGATCGTCAGTTTTATGGCGCAGACCTGCGCTGGACAGGTAAAGATATTTTTCCTAATACCAAACTGATTGCTGGTGTTGCAATTGATGGCATGACTGAAGATCGTAAAGGATATAAAAACTTCGTTGGTAGCACTTTAGGGGTTAAAGGTGAGCTTCGTAGAGATGAAGATAATACTTTGTGGAGTGCAGACCCTTATTTACAAGCTTCTTATAACTTTGTACCTGATTTAACGCTGGATACTGGATTGCGTTATAGCAATGTACATTTTAAAACTGAAGATCATTATATTGTAGGTGAAAATAAAGATAACTCAGGTAAAACTACTTATGAGAAACTTTTACCTTCAGTTGCTTTAAGCTGGAAAATTCTTCCTGAATTAATCACTTATGCAAGCTATGCACAAGGTTTTGAAACACCAACATTTACCGAAATGGCTTATCCAGCAGATGGAAGTACACGAAAATTTGACTTAAAGGCATCAGAAAGTGAAACCTATGAAATTGGGACGAAATCTGATACTTCATTTGGACAATTTACCGCTGCAGCCTTTTATACAACAACTGAAAATGACATTGTCTCTGCTGGAAGTGATAATGGACGTTCAACCTTCCGTAATGCAGATAAAACCCTAAGAAAAGGATTAGAGCTATCTTGGAGTAAAGACCTGTGGCGTAATCTGGCAGCACAAGCCAGCTATAGCTATATTGATGCAAAATTTGATGCAAATATTCCCGCTGAGGGGGCTGTAGCTGCAGTTCCAAAAGATAACTATATTCCCGGCATTGCTAAGAATCAGGCTTTCTTAAGCTTGGGTTGGAAACCTGAAAATGGTTTAAGTGCAGGTATAGATGTTCGTTATAGTGATAAGATTTATGTAAATGATGTGAATTCAGACTTTGCACCCAGCTATACAGTTACTGCAGCAAATATAGGATATAGCTGGACAGTGAATGATTGGGCTTTTAATACTTTTACACGTATAGATAACTTATTTGATAAAAACTATTCAGGCTCAGTTGTTGTGAATGATATGACCAAACCAATAGGCCGTTACTTTGAACCAGCAGAAGGTCGTAACTGGAGTGCTGGATTAAGCGTGACAAAAGAGTTTTAA
- the tnpC gene encoding IS66 family transposase has translation MNTLPDLSQLTHEQLLEFTRQLAMQHQSLAQSNQQLDARVQHLEVTNQQLDSKVQHLSILNQKYEHELALFKKHKFAQKNEHLTAKQIHLWDEAVEEDIAAVDLELERLNADKTNAATQKAKTNKPKRRPLPDHLHTIRIEHEPASTQCACGCQLRRIGEDVSEKLHFRPAQFYKEQHVRGKWVCDQCDTLTQQAMPAYVIDKGIASPELLSHVLVSKYADHLPLYRQRLIYQRAGIELSRSTLSDWIGRCGVELEPLANALKEVVLQQQVLHADETPVTIMRMGENDKKPKKGYVWAYATTQYNPVQAVIYDFQDSRSGQHAAEFLKGWQGYLVCDDYSGYKARFKSGQVIEVGCMAHARRKFHELHVTGKSQVAEQALVLIQKLYAIEAELRKKTDGTAEDRREYRQQHSQPVMQQLYEWLNQHHLTVPSSSPTAKAINYTLKRWPALSRYLDDGNLPICNNWVENQMRPWALGRKNWLFAGSLRSGQRAANIMTLIQSAKLNGLDPYAYLSDVLKRLPTHKVTQIEELLPHCWKPKSN, from the coding sequence ATGAATACGCTGCCTGACTTAAGCCAACTGACCCATGAACAACTGCTGGAATTTACCCGGCAGTTGGCGATGCAGCATCAGTCTCTAGCACAATCAAACCAGCAATTAGATGCCAGAGTTCAACATCTTGAAGTCACCAATCAGCAATTAGATTCTAAAGTTCAACATCTTTCTATTCTCAATCAAAAATACGAGCATGAACTGGCGCTGTTTAAAAAGCACAAATTCGCCCAAAAGAATGAACACTTAACGGCAAAACAAATCCATCTGTGGGATGAAGCGGTTGAAGAAGATATTGCCGCGGTTGATCTAGAATTGGAACGGCTAAATGCAGATAAAACCAATGCAGCGACACAGAAAGCCAAAACCAATAAACCTAAACGTCGACCACTGCCAGATCATCTACACACCATCCGTATTGAGCATGAACCTGCATCAACCCAATGTGCTTGTGGATGCCAACTCCGGCGTATCGGCGAAGATGTCAGTGAAAAACTGCATTTCAGACCGGCACAGTTCTATAAGGAACAGCATGTGCGTGGTAAATGGGTCTGTGATCAGTGTGACACCCTGACTCAGCAAGCGATGCCCGCCTATGTGATTGATAAAGGCATTGCTTCACCTGAACTGCTCAGCCATGTTTTGGTATCGAAATATGCCGATCATTTGCCGCTGTACCGTCAACGTCTGATCTATCAGCGGGCGGGAATCGAACTTTCTAGATCAACTTTATCTGACTGGATAGGTCGCTGCGGTGTAGAACTGGAACCTCTGGCCAATGCCTTAAAAGAGGTGGTGCTGCAACAGCAGGTGCTGCATGCAGATGAAACACCGGTCACCATCATGCGGATGGGGGAGAATGATAAAAAACCGAAGAAAGGTTATGTCTGGGCCTATGCCACTACACAGTACAATCCAGTTCAGGCGGTGATCTATGACTTTCAGGATAGTCGTTCAGGCCAGCATGCTGCAGAGTTCTTGAAAGGCTGGCAGGGTTATCTAGTCTGTGATGATTACAGTGGTTATAAAGCACGCTTTAAATCAGGCCAGGTCATAGAGGTGGGCTGCATGGCCCATGCACGTCGTAAATTCCATGAACTGCATGTAACTGGGAAAAGTCAGGTCGCTGAACAGGCATTAGTGCTGATTCAGAAACTGTATGCGATAGAAGCAGAGCTCAGGAAAAAGACCGATGGTACAGCGGAAGACCGCCGCGAATACCGACAACAGCATAGTCAACCAGTGATGCAACAACTATATGAATGGCTCAACCAACATCATCTGACAGTGCCATCGAGTTCTCCTACCGCCAAGGCTATCAATTACACTCTGAAGCGTTGGCCAGCTTTAAGCCGCTATCTGGATGATGGCAATCTACCTATTTGCAATAATTGGGTCGAGAATCAAATGCGACCTTGGGCGTTGGGGCGCAAGAACTGGCTGTTTGCAGGTTCGCTGCGCAGCGGCCAGCGAGCGGCGAATATCATGACTTTAATCCAGTCAGCAAAGCTGAATGGCTTGGATCCGTATGCCTATTTAAGTGATGTGCTGAAAAGGCTGCCGACACATAAAGTGACCCAGATTGAAGAGTTACTGCCACACTGCTGGAAACCTAAATCGAATTAA
- the tnpB gene encoding IS66 family insertion sequence element accessory protein TnpB (TnpB, as the term is used for proteins encoded by IS66 family insertion elements, is considered an accessory protein, since TnpC, encoded by a neighboring gene, is a DDE family transposase.) has translation MIRINEIWLSTQPMDMRAGMDTVMAQVVRAFGYIKPHCAYLFCNKRGHRMKVLVHDGLGIWLCARRLEQGKFHWAQVHQGETVALSPEQLQALIQGLPWQRIGRQQVVTML, from the coding sequence ATGATCCGTATCAATGAAATTTGGCTCTCTACCCAGCCCATGGATATGCGAGCAGGAATGGATACTGTCATGGCTCAGGTGGTGAGAGCCTTTGGCTACATCAAACCGCATTGTGCTTACCTGTTCTGTAATAAACGTGGCCATCGCATGAAAGTGTTGGTACATGATGGACTGGGCATCTGGCTGTGTGCCCGGCGGCTGGAACAGGGCAAATTTCACTGGGCTCAAGTTCACCAAGGTGAAACCGTGGCCCTCAGCCCGGAACAGTTACAGGCACTGATCCAAGGTTTGCCCTGGCAGCGCATTGGACGACAGCAGGTGGTGACGATGCTTTAA
- a CDS encoding transposase, producing the protein MNMDIYSATPPVAKKRRKYSKEFKLSIVNACKNPNTSIASVALQHSINANLVSRWIRIFSHHDGAVQDPTHVNPAFIALPYTAAISQPIDERITLCITVPHTNNDIQLKWQTSEIPALAELLKALAT; encoded by the coding sequence ATGAACATGGATATATATTCAGCAACACCTCCTGTTGCTAAAAAACGCCGAAAATACAGCAAAGAATTCAAACTCAGTATTGTCAATGCCTGCAAAAATCCTAATACCTCGATCGCTTCGGTCGCACTGCAACATAGTATTAATGCCAACCTTGTCAGTCGTTGGATCAGGATCTTCAGCCATCATGATGGTGCCGTGCAGGATCCTACTCATGTGAATCCAGCATTTATTGCTTTGCCTTACACTGCTGCAATCAGCCAACCTATTGATGAGAGGATCACGTTGTGTATCACCGTGCCTCATACGAATAATGATATTCAGCTAAAATGGCAGACATCAGAAATACCTGCCTTGGCAGAATTACTCAAGGCACTGGCAACATGA
- a CDS encoding BLUF domain-containing protein translates to MNDVRLLYVSKFKDEKYSTSELYNILTEALKFNELHKIFGALYFGNNYFVQCLEGTEESVKDLFYNRIVKDPRHKNCEILSYELIDSYLFSSWHMKYANVHNDLIEFFIKNHHDGFNPYLLDPDTIPAFIELLRQHEDNLYKAQVMASA, encoded by the coding sequence ATGAATGATGTAAGGCTTTTATATGTAAGTAAGTTCAAAGATGAGAAATACTCTACTTCTGAACTTTATAATATTTTAACAGAAGCCTTAAAATTTAATGAGTTACACAAAATCTTTGGCGCACTCTATTTCGGAAATAATTATTTTGTCCAGTGTTTGGAAGGCACTGAAGAAAGTGTAAAAGACCTTTTCTATAATCGAATAGTCAAAGATCCACGCCATAAGAACTGTGAAATTCTCTCTTATGAACTAATCGACTCATATCTTTTCTCTAGCTGGCACATGAAGTATGCCAATGTCCATAATGATCTCATTGAGTTCTTTATCAAGAATCATCATGATGGATTTAATCCTTATCTCCTGGATCCAGATACTATTCCTGCTTTTATAGAATTACTCAGACAGCACGAAGATAATTTATACAAAGCTCAGGTGATGGCGTCAGCTTAA